One stretch of Amycolatopsis sp. NBC_00345 DNA includes these proteins:
- the kstR gene encoding cholesterol catabolism transcriptional regulator KstR, translating to MPGKAKAPAAKARSNGLGSIGDELGSAAQRDRRRRIIDATLALASKGGYDAVQMRAVAEKADVALGTLYRYFPSKIHLLVSGLARQFERAQEKMERAAIPGETPAERLMVVLGRNTRLMQRDPHLTEAMVRAFMFADTSAAAEVELVGRQMEEMFAQAMGIDEPTDADRDIFHVVADVWMANLVAWVTRRASAADVANRLELSVHLLLDK from the coding sequence ATGCCGGGCAAGGCGAAGGCTCCGGCGGCGAAGGCGCGCTCGAACGGGCTCGGCTCGATCGGCGACGAGCTCGGGTCCGCGGCGCAGCGCGATCGGCGCCGCCGCATCATCGACGCGACCCTCGCGCTCGCGTCGAAGGGCGGCTACGACGCCGTCCAGATGCGGGCCGTGGCCGAGAAGGCCGACGTCGCGCTGGGCACGCTGTACCGCTACTTCCCGTCGAAGATCCACCTGCTCGTGTCCGGCCTGGCCCGGCAGTTCGAGCGGGCGCAGGAAAAGATGGAGCGCGCCGCGATCCCGGGGGAAACCCCCGCGGAGCGGCTGATGGTCGTGCTGGGCCGCAATACCCGGCTGATGCAACGCGACCCGCACCTGACCGAGGCGATGGTGCGCGCGTTCATGTTCGCCGACACCTCCGCCGCCGCCGAGGTCGAGCTGGTCGGCAGGCAGATGGAGGAGATGTTCGCCCAGGCCATGGGGATCGACGAGCCGACGGACGCCGACCGCGACATCTTCCACGTGGTCGCCGACGTCTGGATGGCGAACCTGGTGGCGTGGGTGACGCGCCGGGCGTCCGCCGCCGACGTCGCGAACCGGCTGGAACTCTCGGTCCACCTGCTGCTGGACAAGTAG
- a CDS encoding TIGR03557 family F420-dependent LLM class oxidoreductase — protein sequence MSDVQIGLAAALEQFSPRESIRLAKAAEERGFSGQMAADHFQPWVPQQGEASFVWSVLASLAENTTGDLGPGVTCPSFRLHPAMVAQAAATLEATYPGRTWLGIGSGEALNEHIIGGYWPEAPERVRRMFEALEVIRKLFTGKDVKHNGEFFKMHSTRLWTLPDTPPPVYIASAGPYTSRKTGELADGLITPGASIDKLAGIVENFNAGAKKAGKNPDEMPKLLQVHLSWAEDDETAWANALDQWPNGGMKFPKADVRSPFDFQQMAKLVRREDFEGRMVVSSDLDVHRAALQKYVDAGFNRIYIHNVGRNQDAFLDAFGKEVLPKLNA from the coding sequence GTGAGTGACGTGCAAATCGGCCTGGCGGCGGCGCTGGAGCAGTTCTCGCCCCGGGAGTCGATCCGGTTGGCGAAGGCCGCGGAGGAGCGGGGCTTCTCCGGGCAGATGGCGGCGGACCACTTCCAGCCTTGGGTCCCGCAGCAGGGTGAGGCCTCGTTCGTGTGGAGCGTGCTGGCTTCGCTGGCCGAGAACACGACGGGTGACCTGGGGCCGGGCGTGACCTGCCCGTCGTTCCGGCTGCACCCGGCGATGGTCGCGCAGGCCGCGGCGACGCTGGAGGCGACCTACCCGGGCCGGACGTGGCTGGGCATCGGGTCGGGCGAGGCGCTGAACGAGCACATCATCGGCGGTTACTGGCCGGAGGCGCCGGAGCGCGTGCGGCGGATGTTCGAGGCGCTCGAGGTGATCCGGAAGCTGTTCACCGGCAAGGACGTCAAGCACAACGGCGAGTTCTTCAAGATGCACAGCACGCGGCTGTGGACGCTGCCGGACACGCCGCCGCCGGTGTACATCGCCTCCGCGGGCCCGTACACCTCGCGCAAGACCGGCGAGCTGGCCGACGGCCTGATCACGCCGGGCGCGTCGATCGACAAGCTGGCCGGGATCGTGGAGAACTTCAACGCCGGCGCGAAGAAGGCCGGCAAGAACCCGGACGAGATGCCGAAGCTGCTGCAGGTGCACCTGTCGTGGGCCGAGGACGACGAGACGGCGTGGGCCAACGCGCTGGACCAGTGGCCCAACGGCGGGATGAAGTTCCCGAAGGCCGACGTGCGCTCGCCGTTCGACTTCCAGCAGATGGCGAAGCTGGTCCGCCGCGAGGACTTCGAGGGCCGCATGGTCGTCTCGTCCGACCTGGACGTGCACCGCGCCGCGCTGCAGAAGTACGTGGACGCGGGCTTCAACCGGATCTACATCCACAACGTGGGCCGCAACCAAGACGCGTTCCTCGACGCCTTCGGCAAGGAAGTACTGCCGAAGCTGAACGCCTGA